A single Rhopalosiphum padi isolate XX-2018 chromosome 4, ASM2088224v1, whole genome shotgun sequence DNA region contains:
- the LOC132929874 gene encoding terminal nucleotidyltransferase 4B-like — protein MDPQIGWLQPEQVGPAQEFWSRILDSSEDTDSDDKYSTETVQEEEDDDKYTLPLDWKFDFSIDEQEIKTSNLYEQGLFTNIASTYDMNKMQAHYIGKFGGCPWRHGKSYDRQPICKLHKEIEDFFAYMSATPEEHSMRLDVLERVTNVIHAEWPKAKVEVFGSFRTGLYLPTSDMDLVVIGEWDTLPLHSLAQALLKNSVCNENIQVLDKASVPIVKMTDKATDVRVDISFNMNNGVKSAEMIKHYMDVFPMLPKLVLVLKQFLAQRDMNEVFYGGISSYSLILMVVSFLQLHPRGDLNYPTANLGVLLIEFFELYGKKFNYMHTAIRVKDGGQYISKDEVQKDMADGHRPSILCIEDPLTPGNDIGRGSYGALQVKSVFEYAFTTLKAALDPQIVSPSFSILGRIVRVNDKVILYRQWVRDTYALQNTQRVIINNYLTTSNISNNVSVSTTTSSRASTVSSGSGSAESDSESSIEKLSDAGDHNDQNSNYQPRRKNPHYHRHNSWNNQQNYQMINTGNHPPTRTQRIICTSPANNYQHRGFTNNNYNNNYNHHQNYRPNAGNKHQYTGTYQPHFGNLMSHKRQKRKNQTQDVR, from the exons ATGGATCCTCAGATAGGTTGGCTGCAACCAGAACAAGTAGGTCCCGCTCAAGAATTTTGGTCCAGAATTTTGGACTCCTCTGAAGATACCGACAGTGACGATAAGTATAGTACTGAAACTGTTCAAGAGGAAGAAGACGACGATAAATATACGTTGCCATTGGATTGGAAGTTTGATTTTTCTATAGACGAACAAGAAATCAAGACTAGTAATCTATATGAGCAAGGCTTGTTCACAAACATAGCCAGTACATACGACATGAACAAAATGCAAGCACATTACATTGGCAAATTTGGTGGGTGTCCATGGAGACATGGAAAGAGTTATGACCGCCAACCAATTTGCAA actcCATAAAGAGATAGAAGACTTTTTTGCGTATATGTCAGCCACACCAGAAGAGCATAGCATGCGGCTTGATGTACTGGAACGTGTTACCAATGTTATACATGCTGAATGGCCTAAAGCTAAAGTTGAAGTATTTGGTAGTTTTCGAACTGGACTTTATTTACCCACTAG TGATATGGATCTAGTAGTAATAGGTGAATGGGATACGTTACCATTGCATTCACTTGCTCAAGCTCTACTTAAAAATAGTGTCTGTAATGAAAATATTCAAGTTCTTGACAAAGCATCG GTTCCAATTGTCAAAATGACAGATAAGGCTACTGATGTTAGAGTGGATATTAGTTTTAACATGAATAATGGTGTTAAATCAGCTGAAATGATAAAACACTATATGGATGTTTTTCCAATGCTTCCTAAACTTGTATTAGTGTTGAAACAATTTTTAGCCCAGAGGGACATGAATGAAGTGTTCTATGGAGGTATATCTTCTTACAGTTTGATCCTTATGGTTGTCAGTTTTTTGcag TTACATCCTAGAGGAGATTTAAATTATCCCACTGCCAATCTAGGTGTATTGTTAATAGAGTTCTTTGAACTTTATGgcaaaaaatttaactatatgcATACAGCTATACGTGTGAAAGATGGTGGACAATACATATCTAAAGACgaa gtCCAAAAAGACATGGCTGATGGTCATAggccaagtattttatgtatagagGATCCATTAACCCCGGGAAACGATATTGGCCGTGGTTCTTATGGTGCTCTTCAAGTAAAAAGTGTATTTGAATATGCATTTACTACATTAAAAGCTGCCCTCGACCCTCAAATTGTTTCACCTAGTTTTAG TATACTTGGACGAATAGTACGAGTTAATGACAAAGTTATACTTTACCGGCAGTGGGTTAGAGATACTTATGCCTTACAAAATACTCAAAgagtgataattaataattatttgaccaCTAGTAATATTAGTAACAATGTTAGTGTGTCTACAACTACTAGTAGTAGAGCTTCTACAGTATCTTCTGGTTCTGGATCAGCTGAATCT gatTCTGAGAgtagtatagaaaaattaagTGATGCTGGCGACCACAATGATCAGAATAGTAATTACCAACCCAGACGTAAAAATCCACATTATCATAGACATAATAGTTGGAATAATCAACAGAATTATCAAATGATTAACACTG gtAATCACCCACCTACACGTACTCAAAGGATAATATGCACTAGTCCAGCTAATAATTACCAACATCGTGGTTTTacaaacaacaattataataataattataatcaccaTCAAAACTACCGGCCAAACGCGGGAAATAAACACCAGTATACGGGAACTTACCAACCACATTTTGGTAATTTAATGTCACACAAACGGCAAAAACGAAAAAACCAAACCCAAGATGTAAGATAA